One window from the genome of Hoplias malabaricus isolate fHopMal1 chromosome 18, fHopMal1.hap1, whole genome shotgun sequence encodes:
- the sfrp1b gene encoding secreted frizzled-related protein 1b, with amino-acid sequence MALCPSWCPRLVLVHVLLLLLEREGAVSMSEYEIMTWDHLAPQGALPYGKGLRCVPIPEDLRLCYNVGYKNMLLPNLLEHESLAEVRQQASSWVPLMHKRCHVGTQMFLCSLFAPVCLEGPVKPCRALCEAVRQGCEPVMEAYGFSWPSILHCDKFPQEDPCIPFNITNMEETPGTDALTVCPVCDIEMNTGVILGHMCASEFTLKMKIKNVKEEGGDKKVILLLQKKGILTNTRNYKMKTKMEMFLKNGATCMCPQLENRKSSFLIMGRMFGEHFLLTGIHQWRRTDREFMKVVKKLKKHKCPDFEAIL; translated from the exons ATGGCCCTGTGCCCGTCGTGGTGCCCCAGGCTGGTGCTCGTGCAcgtgctgttgctgctgctggagCGAGAGGGTGCTGTGTCCATGTCAGAGTACGAGATCATGACCTGGGATCACTTGGCTCCCCAGGGGGCCCTACCCTACGGCAAGGGTCTGCGATGCGTGCCCATCCCCGAGGACCTGCGGCTGTGTTACAACGTGGGCTACAAGAACATGCTCCTGCCCAACCTGCTGGAGCACGAGTCCCTGGCAGAGGTGCGGCAGCAGGCCAGCAGCTGGGTGCCCCTCATGCACAAGCGCTGCCATGTGGGCACCCAGATGTTCCTGTGCTCGCTCTTCGCGCCCGTGTGCCTGGAGGGGCCTGTGAAGCCGTGCCGTGCCCTCTGCGAGGCTGTGCGCCAGGGCTGTGAGCCGGTCATGGAGGCGTACGGCTTCTCTTGGCCCAGCATTCTGCACTGCGACAAGTTCCCACAGGAAGACCCCTGCATCCCCTTCAACATCACGAATATGGAGGAGACGCCAGGCACAG atGCCCTTACCGTGTGCCCAGTGTGTGATATTGAAATGAACACTGGGGTCATTCTGGGACACATGTGCGCCAGTGAGTTCA ccctgaagatgaagataaagAATGTGAAGGAAGAGGGCGGAGATAAGAAGGTGATCCTTCTCCTGCAGAAGAAGGGGATATTGACGAACACTAGGAATTACAAGATGAAGACGAAGATGGAGATGTTTCTGAAGAACGGAGCCACCTGTATGTGTCCGCAGCTGGAGAATCGGAAGAGCAGCTTCCTGATCATGGGCCGGATGTTCGGGGAGCACTTCCTTCTGACCGGGATCCACCAGTGGCGCAGGACCGACCGGGAGTTCATGAAAGTTGTGAAGAAGCTCAAGAAGCACAAATGTCCGGACTTTGAGGCCATTCTCTAA
- the golga7 gene encoding golgin subfamily A member 7: MAETHSLQDLRQQAAVASKVFVQRDYASGTICKFQTKFPSELETRIEKQQFEETIQTLNNLYAEAEKLGGKSYLEGCLACLTAYTIFLCMETHYEKVLKKIAKYIQEQNEKVYAPLGLLLTDPIERGLRVVEITIFEDRSIGSR, translated from the exons ATGGCGGAG ACGCACAGCCTGCAGGACCTGCGGCAGCAAGCGGCCGTCGCCTCCAAGGTGTTTGTTCAGAGAGACTACGCCTCCGGGACCATCTGCAAATTTCAGACCAAGTTCCCATCCGAGCTGGAGACCAGG ATCGAGAAGCAGCAGTTTGAGGAGACGATCCAGACGCTGAATAACCTTTATGCCGAGGCGGAGAAACTCGGAGGGAAGTCGTATCTGGAGGGTTGTCTCGCGTGTCTCACCGCTTACACCATCTTCCTCTGCATGGAGACACACTATGAAAAG GTGCTGAAAAAGATCGCAAAGTACATCCAGGAGCAGAACGAGAAGGTGTACGCTCCTCTGGGCCTCCTCCTCACTGACCCCATTGAGAGAGGCCTTCGAGTC gtggaaataaccATCTTTGAGGACAGAAGCATTGGATCAAGATAA